AGAAAATTTTCGTCAATGTCAATTTTAGGATATTTCTCTGCAGGTACAATGTTTATTGGCGTTGTTTTAGCTATGATTTTTAGTGGTATTCAATCACATccttataaatataatggtACACCAGTTAAATATACGTTATTTCCAGAAAAGGGGACTACCTACGTTGATGCTATGTGTGCCTGTTTGAATATCGTTTATTCATTTGTTGGACAAATTACTTATCCACAATTTATTTCTGAAATGAGAAATCCAAAAGAATTTAGAAAAGTTTTATGGTTAGTAACAGCATGTGAAGTCATTGTCTTTTCACTTGCTGGATCAATTATATATGTTTATGTGGGCAATCAGTACATGACTGCACCTGCATTTGGTTCATTAGAAAGAACATATAAGATTATTGCATTCACTTTTGCAGTTCCAACAATGGTTTTTGCTGGTGCTTTATATTCCAATGTTTCTGCTAAATTAGTTTTCTTTactattttccaaaataaaaatgaaaaaatgttACAGTTTAAAACAGCTTCAAGTTGGATATATTGGAGTTTATTAGTTTTACTTACATGGATTTTAGCATTTATTATTGCAGAAGTCATTCCATTCTTCTCAGATTTAGTGTCTTTATTATCTGCATTGTTTGATTGTTGGTTTGGTTTTATATTCTGGGGGGTTGCCTATATTAGGTTAAAGcatgaaaaatataattttagtAAAGGTGAGAGAAACTTCCAGAGATTAACATTTACTGAAAAGCtgaattttattacttGTGTTTTGTTGATTATAGTTGGGCTATACATTCTGGGTCCTGGGTTATATGCATCTGTtcaaagtattattatcaattatgaAAAAGACGCTTATGGGGTTATTTTTAGTTGCAAATCTAATGGTATCTGATCACttggatatttttttgtatcaTTATGCTTTAAGTTaagtttttctttttttcccaAAAAAGCTGGTCTTTACACTTTTAAGTTAATATTCTAATTACTAGAAACATATGCTCGTTATACATAAAGTATTAATGATACTGTTTTGGCAAACttaaatcaaatgaaaaaagttTCATCTTTCAatgttaaatttattttcaaagcTCAATTATGTGTATAAACTGCTATCTTAGTTTTCTAAATAGCTTTTTATTTCCATTTATCTATTTTATGtatgtttctttttttttctactcAGAAAAGTAGAAGACTTATTAgctaatattatatttatgatTATCATATAAGAATATATTCTGTATACTACAATaatttaaacttttaacgataatattgttttcacaccatatattttatatggaaaattttagataaataaatgtatggaaaaaaagttaaataatGTGTTCACTGTTAACAATATATCGATTCTGTCACGTTATTGTACCCATTATATTTCGGACCAATCACCTCTCAATTCTTTAGAACTAGTAGAAATCTTTGTTAGATAATCTAGTATTCCTTGATTTTAACtaatataagaaaaaatagaaattggAGGAATTCATgttgataaaattttttacatttactttgttatttaatgaaacaTTTAGAcgtaattaataattgatttatagAAATATGTTCTTAGAAGTTATCCAATATTGATATTCTGACAAGTATATTCTTTGGGAGTTTAGATCATGAgaatattctattttatcTTGCTTGCTTTTATttatgatgataatacTTCCAATAATTTAAGGTAAATGAACACCTGTACATGGTAATATTTTAGAGCCTCTAAATTAGTGATAAGTTGAGATCCATGATATTAAGAGGAGATAATAAGGCACGATATTTTTagttatataataataaagctgttatattattttaaatattttatagttTATAAAAcgaaataatattttattattaaaaatatagcTGCTTATAACCTAATTTGGGCATACATCAAGACATCTTACAATTTTGGATCCTCATTAAtgttttgtaataaaaaattacaatttatGAATATGACGAGAAACGagaaatttataaaatggaaaatttccaaacccaatattggaaatataaatgaataGTACCTAAATGTTTTTACAACGGGAAATATATTCCTTCTTATTTAGACATTCTAGTGATCTAACAATTCTTCCTGTATGggtaaataaaatattaatattcaacTGATTCTATAGAAACGTACCCTATTAGTATAGTATATAACATATAATTGTATAAAAAGATCGACTATTATGTAACATTTTACGGTTAATGCCGTACTGGGAATAATTCACacatatttcaaaatttctaTTTACTTCCCAAATAGGTTTTCTGTAAAGTAGAGTTTGCTGCATTTACAGTCAATATGATTACAATCAAATCCATATTTTGGATCTTGCCATTCAGTGCCAATATAATCAAAATGCTCTCTTTAAAAGACAATGGTTTTCAATAACTGACTTTATCCGAAGTTATAATCATTACATTAAAAATCAAACCTTTTCTATTTCCATGGCTGTAACCTACACGCATCTTGCTAATATTTTCTGATATTGATCCTTAATTCACTAAGATATTTATCTACATGGAATAACTTCGATAGCATTGGATTGGTAATTTCAAACTCGATTCTAACATTGAAAATTAACTAAGTTTTTACAAGAGTGCTTAGGTGAAGGATGTATAGTTATATTTATGAATGGAATATTATAGTATTCATTTATGGTTAGTGCTTTAAGGGAAAATTGTGGACAATCTCATTtatcttgtaattttttttccattttattacaaatttcACTTATTAGATCATGTAGGATTATAACCACAAAAGTATCAAGTGAACTGCTTAGAAAACAGCGTTTaatctaaaaaatattaaatctcattcaaatttttaaaataataatacatacTCTATTTAATTGCAagggaaaaaataaaaatagttttattaGCAAATTCTATAGGAAAgctataaaaaaattatttcattgataatttaattatttaatctattgaataaaaataaaaaatgaaaatttaaacataAAAGGTTAGACATAAAgagatataaatatatatatatatatatatatttatataaagaaTGAATGAAACATGAATAATAAAccattataaaaatatatattaaaaaaagggGTATCGGAGATGGATATTATTCGTAACGGAAAAAGAATGGGAATTGGTATGTTAAATTTAGAATAAAGAGTAAGCAATCAAGGCGGAACCTAAGATGGCCAAATATGAATGGAAAATAGAATTGTCAATAACCTTAACAGCTgcattcttctttttattgTCCTTTGCGTTATCAATAGATGTAGAGTTTGTTGTgtttgaagaagaagaagtagTAGTGTTAGCGTTCAAAGAGATTGAGGAAGTAGAGTTAGCATAGGAAGATGAAGTGTAATTTGATGAGGTAGAGTTATATTTACCAATAGCACCATTCCAACAGTAGTCAGTGAAACATTGGTTACATTCTACAGGCAAAGATAAGTTCAAAGCTTGTTGTTTACGTCTGATGATGGCACAACCAACACAACTTAAGAATTCTGGATCATCAgtgaaattatttcttgtCATAGATTCGAAACCATTGGAAATCATTGATAAACGTTCAGAAGTGTTGTAAGTTAATTGCCAAGTACTTGTGTTTGATTCATATGAGTAGTCTgaatttggaatataaacaattaaagGTGGAATGTAACGCAAATCAGTTAAATTGGTAGAATCACAACCGAAGAAAGTAGGTCTTTTATTTAAGCCTTGAGCAACAAAATCCGCTACACTTGGGACATAAGGGAAAGCCATATTATCACCTTGTGGAGCAAATTGACGTTCATAAGCTTGGACAACACCATTACCATTTGGccaattcaaatttgtATCAGCAGAGTTATCAAGAGCGAAAATGACATCTAAATCACGATTCTTTTGTACTAAAGAGATTAATGGGATTTCAATTTGATCTTCACCACCATCCACTAAATAAAAGGCATCAGCATTAACTAAAGCGTTTGTGTAATTATTAGTACCATAATTAGTACCTTTGAAAGGATTTGGAGCATAAATAGCAACGTCATTTGTATCATTTTTCATGGCTGATGATAAAATAGTACCGACAGTGGAATCACCTAGCATGGCACTTAAGAATGGAACGTCAGCAGGTGTAAATAACATGGAAGATGTACCTAAGATGAAACCAACGTTATCAAATCCTACAACACATTTATCAGCGACAGGTGTACCATTGAACATACTTGTACCAATATATTTAACATCAGCAAAGGAATTCAAAGAAGGATCCCAAGACCCCATTTCGAAAGGATTGAATTCAACAATGGTGGagtttaattcattaatgcCAGCATATGGGTGTCTGAAATCAGTCACAGAAATTGGGAATGGCATTTCAGCCTTAGCAAACACTTCACTGTTTCTCAAATCAGACCAAGAATAAGCAACGCCCCCTTGGTTCAAAGTAGGGAAGAAGTTATAAGATAAGGCACGCCCCCAATAATCGGCAATACTGATGGGGAAACCAGCTTTTTGCTTTTCACTACCAGCACCCAAAATTTGAGACCATCTAGCAGTAGTGGCTTTTGTATCGTTACCACCTGGTGACAAGAACCCATTGGTGATATCCCAAATAGAATCTGGAGCAGTCATattgttaataatatcttgCACGGAAGTCCAATTGTTCCAAGCAAGAGTACCGACTAACCAATTACCACCCGATAGACCGGCTAAATATGTAGAGGATTGTAAAAGACCACCCAACCCATGCTCATTAGCACCTTCAGTTCTATTATCCATGGCTGCAATCATACCAGCACCTGCCAACATGGCACGGTACCCACCACCAGAAGCAGCAATACCAATCTTTGGGGACAAGCTTGATAAAGAATTGTTTGAGAaacttgaatttttatttgctgGGAATAATGAATCTAAGATTGAGTCATCAGTGAAGTTCTTTGTAGCTCTTTTCAAGAATTCTAACATAGCCTTTTCAGTCAATTGGTTACGTTGACGAACCCATTTCGTTTCATTGACAGATAATTCATTAGCATCTCTAACCAAAGCCAATTTCTCCGGGTTAGTATCGTTTAACGATTGTAAGTCATAGTCATCCACGGTAGGACAATCGACAACACTGGGAGCATAATTGTTTGAAGGAGACCAAGCGTTAACCAAGGCAGTTGAAACCAAGGTCGATACGAGAGcgtttttcaattgaaccATGGtggcttttttttttgagaTAGATGCTTGAAGTGGAGGGAATTGAGGAATAACTAGTCGAAacttaaaagaaaaaaataaccaCCAACCATTGAATGCCTTTATTGTAAATTTTCTCgctctatatatatatgtatatattttggGAATTCATTGAATAATGGCCAAACAGTAGatgattaataatattgacaAATACAACTTCAATTACAATGCCAAGAGGGAAAACAAAGACATGCTCACTACTCTCAGCGAGCcaaaaaccaaaaaaaaaaaaaaataccaCTACTAGAGAAAATTCGCTAGAATAAGGTTCCAACGTTTTTTAAACTCCCAAGTTTATCACTATAGAATTGCCtgtttattttgataatcaTCTTAAGAGTTAGATGGAGAACTGGATTACCACATCGGTCAAATTTGCAGAAAACCCCGTAGGCAAATATTCGGCCCAATCTTCGGATGTCTTAATTTTGCAGGGTACCCC
The window above is part of the Henningerozyma blattae CBS 6284 chromosome 2, complete genome genome. Proteins encoded here:
- the TBLA0B05020 gene encoding uncharacterized protein; this encodes MWNLLSRQNSISSQENFHDPNQNVTSILYQENGDLEQNSDSEKKNYNIIDGSLEKNSVEVHDAEKSGDQYDISSVSSTKDESIVNYKTCSWQHTAGLMLSEYIVLAIMSFPWSFSILGLVPGLILTVFVAICVLYTGLIISEFCEKHPQLMNVCDIGQYLFGGYRSVWYATAICFLGNNILIQGLHVLVGAKYLNTITDHSQCSVVFSVIIVIISLIFSLPRKFSSMSILGYFSAGTMFIGVVLAMIFSGIQSHPYKYNGTPVKYTLFPEKGTTYVDAMCACLNIVYSFVGQITYPQFISEMRNPKEFRKVLWLVTACEVIVFSLAGSIIYVYVGNQYMTAPAFGSLERTYKIIAFTFAVPTMVFAGALYSNVSAKLVFFTIFQNKNEKMLQFKTASSWIYWSLLVLLTWILAFIIAEVIPFFSDLVSLLSALFDCWFGFIFWGVAYIRLKHEKYNFSKGERNFQRLTFTEKLNFITCVLLIIVGLYILGPGLYASVQSIIINYEKDAYGVIFSCKSNGI
- the TBLA0B05030 gene encoding uncharacterized protein — protein: MVQLKNALVSTLVSTALVNAWSPSNNYAPSVVDCPTVDDYDLQSLNDTNPEKLALVRDANELSVNETKWVRQRNQLTEKAMLEFLKRATKNFTDDSILDSLFPANKNSSFSNNSLSSLSPKIGIAASGGGYRAMLAGAGMIAAMDNRTEGANEHGLGGLLQSSTYLAGLSGGNWLVGTLAWNNWTSVQDIINNMTAPDSIWDITNGFLSPGGNDTKATTARWSQILGAGSEKQKAGFPISIADYWGRALSYNFFPTLNQGGVAYSWSDLRNSEVFAKAEMPFPISVTDFRHPYAGINELNSTIVEFNPFEMGSWDPSLNSFADVKYIGTSMFNGTPVADKCVVGFDNVGFILGTSSMLFTPADVPFLSAMLGDSTVGTILSSAMKNDTNDVAIYAPNPFKGTNYGTNNYTNALVNADAFYLVDGGEDQIEIPLISLVQKNRDLDVIFALDNSADTNLNWPNGNGVVQAYERQFAPQGDNMAFPYVPSVADFVAQGLNKRPTFFGCDSTNLTDLRYIPPLIVYIPNSDYSYESNTSTWQLTYNTSERLSMISNGFESMTRNNFTDDPEFLSCVGCAIIRRKQQALNLSLPVECNQCFTDYCWNGAIGKYNSTSSNYTSSSYANSTSSISLNANTTTSSSSNTTNSTSIDNAKDNKKKNAAVKVIDNSIFHSYLAILGSALIAYSLF